Genomic window (bacterium):
TCCCATTACGATTGGCTTTTGATTTCCCGCAGAGTCGAGAAATGTTGCGCCCATAGCCTCCGAATACTTTGTCCCAAGCTTGAAAATGTGTCCTATCTCTATGGTTTTCCGCACCTTAAGCGGATTCCCACAGCTGGGACACCTATCGCCCTCCTTGATGGTTCTGAAATCGCCCCATTCATCAACCCTTATTTCGTCGAGCTTATAACCCATAACATGATAATCTTCCTCATTAGCCCCCGTCGCGAACGGGACATCCCTCGGGAAAGCATCGTCAGCTATGATTTTGATCGACTCAGGCAAATCCACAGGTCCGACGAATCCTATAGGCGCGCCAATCCATTTGAGCACTTCATCAGCTGTAGCAGGACGAACTGCTCCCCCCATGTGCTGGGCGAGTTTCTCCTCGTTAAGTTGATAGTCTCCGCGAATGAGAACCATAACCGGTTTCCCATCGGAGACCTTTACATAAACGAGAGATTTCAACATCTGCGCCGGCGGCAAACCAAGAAATTCACTAACTTCCTCAACAGTCCTTAAACCGGGTGTGTGGACTTTTTTCTTTTCGGCTATTCGCACAGGTTCGAATGGCTGGGGTGTCCCGGTTGCTATTTCTGTGTTGGCGGCGTATCCGCACTTTTCGCAAAACGCAGTCATGTCCTCGCCCGCATCCGATTCGACCATGAATTCCTGCGACTGCTTTCCTCCCATAAGCCCCGTTGAAGCGCCTACCACCACAAATTTGAGCCCGCAACGAGTGAAAATGCGCCTGTAGGCGTACTCATGAAGTTTATAAATTTCATCGAGCTGTTCCCAATCAGCGCATAGTGAATAGGAATCTTTCATAAGGAATTCTCTAACCCTTAGAAGTCCGAATCTTGAGCGCGGTTCGTCCCTGAACTTCTCCTGAATCTGATACCATATTTGAGGCAGGTCCCTGAAAGAGCGTATTTCCCGGCGAGCAATGTCAGCTATTATCTCCTCGTGGGTTGGGGCAAGCACAAGTTCTCTTTCCTTTCTGTCCCTGAAGCGGAAAAGGATCTCACCCATGTCTTTTACGCGACCCGTTTCCTCCCACAGTTCAACAGGATTCAGCGCTGGCATGTATATCTCCTGTCCACCTATGGCATCCATTTCCTCACGGATTATTCTTATAGCTTTAAGCATTGCGCGCCAGCCCATGGGAAGGAATGTGTATAACCCAGCTGCAAGTTGCCTTATCAGCCCTGCACGGATCATAAGCTTATGCGAGATAACTTCAGCATCCGAAGGGTCCTCTTTGAGCGTGGGAAAAAGTGAATTCCTGACTCTCATCTCATCTCCTCATGCATTTTATCAAATTCGTTGACCGAAAAATTTATTAAATACTTTGAGCTTGAGCAACTCTTTTCCACAAATTATATTGACTTTGCTGATTAAATTTACGCTATTTTTTGGTTAAACAGTTTCGCCGTAAAAAGAGGGAGGACTTATGGAGAAACAATGCAAGTTCAGAATTTTGGTCATTAATCCTGGCTCAACGAGCACAAAGCTTGCGATTTTCGACGATGAAAAGCAGGTTCTCTCGAAATCATTAGCGCACGATGTGGAGGAGATATCCAAATTCCCGGACATACCGAGTCAATATCAATTCCGCAAAGATATAATTATCGATTTTCTTGCCGAGTCAGGTATAGAGCTTCGGACCATCGATGCGGTAGTAGGGCGTGGCGGGCTTTTGTATCCGCTTGAGGGCGGAACATATCTTGTAAACGATATTATGCTCGAGCATCTTAGAAAGGGGGTTCAGGGGCAGCACGCCTCGAATCTCGGTGGGATACTTGCGCATGCTATAGCAAAGGAGATAAGCGACTCAACCCCTGCGTTCATAGTTGACCCCGTGGTAGTGGATGAGATGGAGCCCATAGCTAAGCTTTCCGGGCATCCTTTGATAACGAGGCGTTCGATATTTCATGCGCTTAATCAAAAAGCTATGGCGCGCAAGGCGGCGCGGGAGCTCGGCAAAAAATACGAAGAAG
Coding sequences:
- a CDS encoding proline--tRNA ligase is translated as MRVRNSLFPTLKEDPSDAEVISHKLMIRAGLIRQLAAGLYTFLPMGWRAMLKAIRIIREEMDAIGGQEIYMPALNPVELWEETGRVKDMGEILFRFRDRKERELVLAPTHEEIIADIARREIRSFRDLPQIWYQIQEKFRDEPRSRFGLLRVREFLMKDSYSLCADWEQLDEIYKLHEYAYRRIFTRCGLKFVVVGASTGLMGGKQSQEFMVESDAGEDMTAFCEKCGYAANTEIATGTPQPFEPVRIAEKKKVHTPGLRTVEEVSEFLGLPPAQMLKSLVYVKVSDGKPVMVLIRGDYQLNEEKLAQHMGGAVRPATADEVLKWIGAPIGFVGPVDLPESIKIIADDAFPRDVPFATGANEEDYHVMGYKLDEIRVDEWGDFRTIKEGDRCPSCGNPLKVRKTIEIGHIFKLGTKYSEAMGATFLDSAGNQKPIVMGSYGIGVGRILAAAIELYADESGIVWPITIAPFEVIITAIDITKPEIKKASEQIYGKLMDMGVDVLFDDRDERAGVKFKDADLWGIPIRVVVGKKVADGLVEVSLRRKPEDKIAVKIDDAPKKVLEMREILYREIDEKLTNIEKP